One stretch of Schlesneria sp. DSM 10557 DNA includes these proteins:
- a CDS encoding NADPH-dependent assimilatory sulfite reductase hemoprotein subunit — protein sequence MSEPVKRSHIEEIKEGSRQLRGTLAEELLHDREFGKDSEQVMKNHGIYQQDDRDSRKAKNPDGTAKGKQYIFMVRTRIPGGKVSAQQFLDHLDICDELGNGTLRVTTRQGFQLHGVIKKNLKAAVKRINQTLLTTLAACGDVERNVMCCPAPIKNSPVHDQMQAMADAIAEHLKPRTTAYHEIWLTDESGEKTNVAEFTPVDEPIYGKVYLPRKFKTAIALPEDNCIDVYTNDLGFLAVVEGDRIVGYNVLVGGGQGKTPSAEKTFVAIAQKLAFVQPEQVVGVAEAIVKVQRDFGNREDRKVARLKYTLNNYGLEWFKAKVEEYYGQKLPAPHPVEVTDVDDHIGWHEQGDGKLFLGINIECGRIKDEGERRIKTGLRTLIEKYRMPTRLTALQSVILCDIRPEDQADIVRILFEHGIKQDHELTLLRRYSIACPAFPTCGLSITESERALPGIIDELEVEMAKLGIQHDRIAVHMTGCPNGCARPYTPDIGLVGKQAGVGGAAGKYTIYLGGNAEGTRLAYIYKDSVPQEKVASTLAVTLRHYKANRINGESFGDFCHRQGQAAMQALEVATL from the coding sequence ATGTCGGAACCGGTGAAGCGAAGCCATATTGAAGAGATCAAGGAAGGGAGCCGCCAGTTAAGAGGGACTCTGGCTGAGGAATTGCTGCACGATCGCGAGTTCGGGAAAGATTCCGAGCAGGTGATGAAGAATCACGGCATCTATCAGCAGGACGACCGCGATTCCCGGAAAGCCAAGAATCCTGACGGGACGGCGAAGGGCAAGCAGTACATCTTTATGGTGCGAACCCGAATTCCCGGTGGGAAGGTTTCGGCCCAGCAGTTCCTGGATCATCTCGACATCTGTGACGAACTGGGGAACGGAACGCTCCGCGTGACCACTCGTCAGGGCTTTCAGCTCCACGGTGTGATCAAGAAAAATCTGAAAGCAGCAGTCAAAAGAATTAATCAGACCCTGCTCACCACGCTCGCGGCCTGCGGTGATGTTGAGCGAAATGTGATGTGCTGTCCCGCACCGATCAAGAACAGCCCCGTTCATGATCAGATGCAGGCAATGGCCGATGCGATTGCCGAGCACCTCAAGCCGCGGACGACCGCCTACCATGAGATCTGGTTGACGGATGAATCGGGCGAGAAGACGAATGTCGCCGAGTTCACCCCTGTGGATGAACCGATTTACGGAAAGGTGTATCTCCCGCGGAAGTTCAAAACGGCGATCGCGCTGCCCGAGGACAACTGCATCGACGTTTATACGAATGATCTTGGCTTCCTCGCTGTGGTCGAGGGGGATCGGATTGTTGGTTACAACGTTCTGGTCGGTGGCGGACAGGGGAAAACTCCGAGTGCCGAGAAGACGTTCGTCGCGATCGCCCAGAAGCTGGCGTTTGTTCAGCCCGAGCAGGTGGTGGGCGTGGCGGAAGCGATCGTGAAGGTGCAGCGAGACTTCGGCAACCGAGAAGACCGCAAGGTGGCCCGGTTGAAATACACGCTCAACAACTACGGATTAGAATGGTTCAAAGCCAAAGTTGAAGAGTACTACGGGCAGAAGCTCCCCGCGCCGCATCCTGTGGAAGTGACTGATGTCGATGACCACATCGGCTGGCACGAGCAGGGAGATGGCAAACTGTTCCTCGGTATCAATATCGAGTGTGGTCGGATCAAGGACGAGGGAGAGCGCCGGATCAAGACCGGGCTGCGGACGCTGATTGAGAAGTATCGCATGCCCACGCGGTTAACGGCGCTTCAGTCGGTGATCCTTTGCGATATTCGTCCGGAAGACCAGGCCGATATCGTGCGGATCCTGTTCGAGCACGGGATCAAGCAGGATCATGAACTGACCCTGCTGCGACGATACTCGATCGCCTGTCCCGCTTTTCCCACATGTGGTCTGTCGATTACGGAATCCGAGCGGGCGCTGCCAGGCATTATCGACGAACTGGAAGTCGAAATGGCGAAGCTCGGAATTCAGCACGACCGAATCGCGGTGCACATGACCGGGTGTCCCAACGGATGTGCCCGACCCTACACACCGGATATTGGTCTTGTCGGAAAGCAGGCTGGAGTGGGTGGCGCCGCAGGTAAGTACACCATCTATCTAGGTGGAAATGCCGAGGGGACCCGCCTGGCCTACATCTATAAAGACTCTGTCCCGCAGGAGAAGGTTGCTTCGACTCTGGCTGTGACGCTCCGTCACTACAAAGCCAATCGGATCAATGGGGAAAGCTTCGGCGATTTCTGTCACCGACAGGGGCAGGCCGCCATGCAGGCTCTCGAGGTGGCGACGCTCTAA
- a CDS encoding DUF2617 family protein, which produces MAKPGRRAVQSSAVIGLERGIMSAQVIRPDVSDLTLRTFCRALHPELFERGTSLTLSNSVMQLDVRLNASGHVLALQTASHSLTEVIVDHREVVPTFSRIIDYRLRGCKTESVQFETGLRYDVSCQLERLHLDIFLRMNEELEQDLNCADLSIRLPAANRILPGPLSLIRTEVARDSILVYAFHTFPEHSAIVKTQSLFVQDDLPADK; this is translated from the coding sequence ATGGCAAAGCCCGGGCGGCGGGCCGTACAATCATCCGCTGTGATTGGCTTGGAGAGGGGTATCATGTCAGCTCAGGTGATTCGACCCGACGTCTCAGACCTAACTTTGCGGACATTCTGTCGCGCACTCCATCCCGAATTGTTTGAACGGGGTACCAGTCTCACATTGTCGAACTCCGTAATGCAGTTGGACGTACGGCTGAATGCCTCGGGACACGTACTCGCCTTGCAGACCGCCAGTCACTCGCTGACCGAAGTCATCGTCGATCATCGGGAAGTGGTGCCGACGTTCAGTCGAATCATCGACTACCGATTACGAGGTTGTAAGACCGAATCGGTCCAGTTTGAAACGGGGCTGCGCTATGACGTCAGTTGCCAACTTGAGCGACTGCATTTGGACATCTTTTTGCGAATGAATGAAGAGCTTGAGCAGGATCTGAACTGTGCGGATTTGTCCATTCGTCTGCCGGCCGCCAATCGAATCTTGCCCGGTCCGCTCAGCTTGATCCGCACGGAAGTGGCACGCGACAGCATTCTGGTATATGCCTTCCATACGTTTCCCGAGCACAGCGCCATCGTGAAGACTCAGTCTCTTTTTGTGCAGGATGATCTCCCGGCTGACAAATGA
- a CDS encoding Gfo/Idh/MocA family protein translates to MTNLPSSSSSAAGSSRRGFLKAAAASTAFGFTIVPRHVLGGPGQTPPSERPLLAGIGCGGMGGGDIATFTKLGARFVALCDVDETRAAGTFHAHPEARRYQDFREMMDREAKNIDAVTVGTPDHIHGVAAMAAIKAGKHVYVQKPLTHTLHECRALTRAAQQAGVITSMGNQGHASEGSRLTNEWIQAGIIGDVAEVHAWSDRAGKLWKQGIGRPAETPPVPATLDWNLWLGPARERPYSPAYAPHNWRGWWDFGTGALGDMGCHIIDHPVWALNLGAPTSVGSRTTLDGSVLEKNQPNFETYPIAAIITYEFPARGKLPPVRMTWYDGGLMPPTPAEMGPGQKLPDNGVLYVGTRGKLFHSSHGGMPHVLPAKLQEEAAAVPKTFDRSPGHYEEWYQAIRGGKRPVDNFDYAGPMAETVLLGVLSLRAPGTRLEWDSENLRVKNVPELNQFVKTEYRTGWTL, encoded by the coding sequence ATGACCAATCTGCCGAGTTCGTCCAGTAGCGCAGCTGGTTCTTCTCGTCGCGGGTTCTTAAAAGCCGCCGCCGCGTCGACCGCGTTCGGGTTTACAATTGTGCCGAGACACGTACTCGGTGGTCCGGGGCAAACTCCACCGTCGGAACGCCCACTGCTGGCGGGGATTGGGTGTGGCGGCATGGGGGGAGGTGACATTGCCACGTTCACGAAACTCGGAGCCCGGTTTGTGGCCCTGTGCGATGTGGACGAGACCCGCGCAGCCGGGACGTTTCATGCTCACCCGGAAGCACGCCGGTATCAGGATTTTCGCGAGATGATGGACCGCGAGGCGAAAAATATCGACGCGGTGACGGTGGGGACGCCGGACCACATCCATGGTGTGGCCGCGATGGCGGCGATCAAGGCGGGGAAGCACGTCTACGTGCAGAAGCCCCTGACCCATACTCTTCATGAATGTCGTGCGCTGACCCGGGCCGCTCAGCAGGCGGGTGTCATCACCTCGATGGGGAATCAGGGACATGCTTCAGAGGGATCTCGACTCACCAATGAATGGATTCAGGCGGGGATCATCGGTGACGTGGCGGAGGTTCACGCCTGGTCTGATCGTGCGGGCAAGCTTTGGAAGCAGGGGATTGGTCGACCTGCCGAGACGCCCCCGGTTCCTGCGACGCTGGACTGGAATTTGTGGCTGGGACCCGCGCGCGAGCGGCCTTACAGCCCGGCCTACGCACCTCACAACTGGCGGGGGTGGTGGGATTTTGGGACAGGTGCCTTGGGTGACATGGGGTGCCACATCATTGATCATCCGGTATGGGCCTTGAATCTGGGAGCCCCGACATCCGTCGGGTCCCGAACGACACTCGACGGATCTGTGCTGGAGAAGAATCAGCCCAACTTCGAGACCTATCCGATTGCCGCCATCATCACGTACGAGTTTCCTGCGCGAGGAAAACTGCCACCTGTCCGAATGACCTGGTATGACGGCGGACTGATGCCACCGACCCCGGCCGAAATGGGACCTGGACAGAAACTGCCTGACAACGGTGTCCTTTATGTCGGTACCCGCGGGAAGCTGTTCCATTCGTCACACGGCGGGATGCCTCACGTGCTGCCTGCCAAATTGCAGGAGGAAGCGGCGGCGGTACCGAAGACATTCGATCGCTCCCCCGGGCACTACGAAGAATGGTACCAGGCGATCCGAGGGGGAAAGCGGCCAGTGGACAACTTCGACTATGCGGGCCCGATGGCCGAGACGGTCCTACTCGGTGTGTTATCACTGCGCGCACCTGGGACCCGGCTGGAGTGGGACAGTGAGAACCTCCGCGTCAAGAATGTGCCGGAACTGAACCAGTTCGTGAAGACCGAGTACAGAACGGGCTGGACGTTGTGA
- a CDS encoding DUF1080 domain-containing protein, which produces MRLFLMLAVVLIASAGTILAEENTLTDQEKAEGWILLFDGHSTKGWMSPKEKPLPQTHVQEGSLNPHPCDYMLVHEKVWENYRLSLEFKISKKCNSGIFVRTFPLTPRPGKDVGFNGIEVAIDDTTTAGFHDTGAFYDLVKPAKNAMKPAGEWNQMVITSNRNILEIVLNGEHVNRIDLDEWPEPNRRPDGTMHKFDVAYKQHPRKGYLGLQDHGSDCWYRNIKLLPLK; this is translated from the coding sequence ATGCGCCTTTTTCTGATGTTGGCAGTGGTTTTGATCGCCAGTGCGGGAACGATACTCGCCGAGGAGAACACTCTGACGGATCAGGAAAAAGCGGAAGGCTGGATCCTGTTGTTCGATGGTCACTCCACCAAAGGCTGGATGAGTCCCAAGGAAAAGCCACTGCCTCAAACGCATGTGCAGGAGGGGAGTCTGAATCCTCATCCCTGCGATTACATGCTGGTGCACGAGAAAGTCTGGGAGAACTACCGGCTTTCATTGGAATTCAAGATTTCGAAAAAGTGCAACAGCGGGATCTTTGTACGAACGTTTCCGCTGACGCCACGCCCCGGCAAGGATGTCGGCTTTAATGGAATTGAAGTCGCCATTGATGACACGACGACAGCGGGATTCCACGACACGGGGGCCTTCTATGATCTGGTCAAGCCAGCGAAGAACGCGATGAAGCCTGCCGGGGAGTGGAATCAGATGGTGATTACCAGCAACCGGAATATCCTGGAAATTGTCCTGAACGGTGAGCATGTCAATCGAATCGATCTGGATGAGTGGCCTGAGCCGAACCGGCGTCCTGATGGAACGATGCACAAATTTGATGTCGCTTACAAGCAGCATCCTCGCAAGGGCTATTTGGGTTTGCAGGATCACGGAAGCGACTGCTGGTACCGGAATATCAAACTGCTGCCGCTGAAATGA